Proteins found in one Pontibacter sp. SGAir0037 genomic segment:
- the rho gene encoding transcription termination factor Rho: MYNIEELKDRLLSELKEIAEDLGVKNFKKLSKQEIIYKILDQQAITPPEKLPKKYKSPPRPVTPEEVETPESTTEVAEVPEPESEAAPAPAPALRKQSRPERKPAPARAEAPAARVDVAAPTVAQAPAAPAKDHGPQQGRERLRRDNRPEAREPRPERTENREPRAERVENRTERTDTREQQRPERPENQNQNRDRFERNENREPRPERTENREQRVERNDNRNDNNQRRFNQQQPQQANVSSNNFKEFDGIILNEGVLELMQDGYGFLRSTHYNYLASPDDIYVSPSQIKLFGLKTGDTVKGQIRPPKEGEKYFALLKVETVNGRTTEEIRDRIPFQHLTPLFPEERLKLTTRPSQLSTRVLDLFAPIGKGQRGMIVAQPKTGKTVLLKEIANAITENHPEVYLMILLIDERPEEVTDMARSVKAEVIASTFDETAERHVKVSSIVLDKAKRMVECGHDVVILLDSITRLARAYNTVVPSSGKILSGGVDANALHKPKRFFGAARNVENGGSLTIIATALIDTGSKMDEVIFEEFKGTGNMELQLDRKLANRRIYPAIDVPASGTRREDLLMDKDELNRIWILRKFMSDMNSVEAMEFLKDRMTGTKSNEEFLISMNG; this comes from the coding sequence ATGTACAATATTGAAGAATTGAAAGATAGGCTTCTTTCAGAACTCAAGGAAATTGCTGAAGACCTGGGTGTTAAGAACTTTAAAAAGCTTAGCAAACAAGAAATCATTTACAAAATCCTTGATCAGCAAGCCATCACCCCACCTGAGAAACTGCCTAAAAAGTACAAATCTCCTCCTCGTCCAGTTACTCCAGAAGAAGTAGAAACCCCGGAAAGCACAACTGAAGTAGCAGAGGTGCCTGAGCCTGAGTCTGAGGCTGCGCCAGCTCCGGCTCCAGCTTTAAGAAAGCAAAGCCGACCAGAGCGTAAACCTGCTCCGGCAAGAGCCGAGGCCCCTGCTGCCCGTGTTGATGTGGCGGCTCCTACTGTAGCACAGGCTCCTGCCGCACCTGCAAAGGATCATGGACCACAACAGGGAAGAGAGCGTTTACGCCGCGATAACCGCCCCGAAGCCCGCGAACCTCGCCCTGAAAGAACAGAGAATCGTGAGCCACGTGCCGAAAGAGTAGAAAACCGTACAGAACGGACTGATACCCGTGAGCAGCAAAGACCTGAACGCCCCGAAAATCAGAATCAAAACAGAGACCGTTTTGAACGCAACGAAAACCGTGAGCCTCGCCCTGAAAGAACGGAAAATCGCGAACAGCGCGTTGAAAGGAACGACAACCGCAACGACAATAACCAACGTCGTTTTAACCAGCAACAACCGCAACAGGCGAATGTTAGCAGCAATAACTTTAAAGAGTTTGATGGAATAATCCTAAACGAGGGTGTTCTGGAACTCATGCAGGATGGGTATGGCTTCCTGCGATCCACACATTACAACTACCTGGCCAGCCCGGACGATATTTATGTATCGCCTTCGCAGATCAAGTTATTTGGCCTTAAAACCGGAGATACTGTAAAAGGTCAGATCCGCCCGCCAAAAGAAGGAGAGAAATATTTCGCTCTTTTAAAGGTAGAAACAGTAAATGGACGTACGACAGAGGAAATCCGTGATCGTATTCCATTCCAGCACCTGACACCGCTTTTCCCGGAAGAGCGCTTAAAGTTAACTACAAGGCCAAGCCAGCTTTCTACCCGTGTGCTGGATCTTTTTGCCCCGATAGGTAAAGGACAACGCGGTATGATTGTCGCCCAGCCGAAAACAGGTAAAACGGTATTGCTGAAAGAAATTGCAAATGCGATTACCGAAAATCATCCGGAAGTATACCTGATGATCCTGCTGATAGACGAACGTCCGGAAGAGGTAACAGACATGGCCCGAAGCGTAAAAGCGGAAGTAATAGCTTCTACATTCGATGAAACTGCTGAACGCCATGTAAAGGTATCGAGCATTGTGCTGGATAAGGCGAAGCGTATGGTAGAGTGCGGACACGATGTGGTTATCTTATTAGACTCTATTACCCGTCTTGCCCGTGCTTACAATACTGTGGTGCCTTCTTCTGGTAAAATTTTATCAGGTGGTGTGGATGCCAATGCACTGCACAAGCCGAAGCGTTTCTTTGGTGCCGCCCGTAACGTAGAAAACGGCGGTTCCTTAACTATTATAGCAACAGCCCTGATAGACACAGGTTCTAAAATGGACGAGGTTATTTTTGAAGAGTTTAAAGGTACTGGTAACATGGAGCTTCAGCTGGATCGCAAACTGGCGAACCGCAGAATTTATCCTGCTATTGATGTGCCTGCTTCCGGTACCCGCCGCGAAGATCTGTTAATGGACAAAGATGAATTAAACCGCATCTGGATTCTGCGCAAGTTTATGTCTGACATGAATTCTGTAGAAGCTATGGAGTTCCTGAAAGACAGAATGACCGGCACGAAGAGCAACGAAGAATTCCTGATTTCTATGAATGGCTAA
- a CDS encoding DUF2938 domain-containing protein, protein MKLLYAILSGLAATAAMTAFLYLLSYATHRVMKVIKILGTMLLSRTQRNGELSDAIGTRVVGTLAHYLVGILFAIAYLALWESGVGLVTASWGLLFGLGNGILAMFVWYFFFMIHPMPPLIPLRLYLITLIFAHVVFGLVVTYTYYLLSHPEYGFWQ, encoded by the coding sequence ATGAAGTTACTGTACGCCATTCTCTCCGGTTTAGCAGCAACCGCCGCCATGACTGCATTTCTATACCTGCTGTCTTACGCAACACACAGGGTTATGAAAGTGATAAAAATTCTGGGAACTATGTTGCTTAGTCGCACGCAGCGCAATGGAGAGTTATCTGATGCAATCGGAACAAGAGTAGTGGGTACACTGGCGCATTACCTGGTAGGTATTTTATTTGCGATAGCTTACCTGGCGCTCTGGGAATCCGGTGTGGGGCTGGTTACAGCCTCATGGGGTTTGTTATTCGGACTCGGCAACGGTATACTGGCAATGTTTGTATGGTACTTCTTTTTTATGATTCATCCAATGCCACCACTTATTCCACTCCGCCTTTACCTGATCACGCTTATCTTCGCCCATGTGGTGTTCGGTCTGGTTGTTACCTATACCTATTACCTCCTCTCCCATCCGGAGTACGGGTTCTGGCAATAA